One region of Triticum aestivum cultivar Chinese Spring chromosome 6B, IWGSC CS RefSeq v2.1, whole genome shotgun sequence genomic DNA includes:
- the LOC123137631 gene encoding zinc finger CCCH domain-containing protein 17, whose protein sequence is MDFEADGRFGNKRVHNRLGPAPGAASSSSSTKVCIHWRAGRCNRFPCPFLHSELPEAATTKRPNQRDGPGGHVWRNPNSGGGGRGGGGGFNKWGRGPGGADGGVRHKVPDRPCKFFLAGDCTYGEKCRYPHTYCMSNSITLLTPLQGHEKVVTGIALPTGSDKLYSGSKDGTVRLWDCQTGQCAGVLPVGGEVGCMISEGPWLFVGIPDAVKVWNMQTQAEMNLTGPTGQVYALAIGNELLFAATQDGRILAWRFSAVTNCFEPAASLTGHQLAVVSLIVGGMRVYSGSMDKTIRVWDLATLQCIQTLSDHTNVVMSLLCWDQFLLSCSLDQTIKVWAATESGNLEVTYTHKEENGALALTGMPDAQSKPVLVCSLNDNTVRLYDLPSFSDRGRIFSKQEIRAIQTGPGGLFFTGDGTGELKVWQWIIDASQT, encoded by the exons ATGGACTTCGAGGCCGACGGCCGCTTCGGCAACAAGCGCGTGCACAACCGCCTCGGACCGGCGCCCGGCGCcgcctcttcgtcttcctctaccaAGGTCTGCATCCATTGGCGCGCTGGGCGATGCAATCGCTTCCCCTGCCCCTTCCTCCACAGCGAGCTCCCTGAGGCGGCCACCACCAAGCGCCCGAACCAAAGGGATGGCCCTGGTGGGCACGTCTGGCGCAACCCCAACTCAGGAGGAGggggccgcggtggcggcggcggcttcaaCAAATGGGGGAGGGGCCCCGGAGGTGCAGACGGTGGCGTGAGGCACAAGGTGCCCGACCGGCCCTGCAagttcttcctcgccggagactgcaCCTACGGCGAGAAGTGCCGCTACCCGCACACATATTGCATGAGCAATAGCATCACGCTGCTCACCCCTCTCCAGGGCCACGAGAAG GTTGTGACAGGGATCGCACTGCCTACTGGGTCAGACAAGCTGTATTCTGGTAGTAAGGATGGAACAGTGCGCCTTTGGGATTGTCAAACTGGACAG TGTGCTGGTGTCCTCCCCGTGGGGGGTGAGGTTGGGTGCATGATCAGCGAGGGGCCATGGTTGTTTGTTGGAATACCTGATGCTGTCAAG GTTTGGAATATGCAAACTCAAGCAGAAATGAACCTTACCGGGCCGACTGGACAAGTCTATGCACTAGCAATTGGCAATGAGCTACTCTTTGCTGCAACACAG GATGGAAGGATTTTGGCATGGAGATTTAGCGCCGTGACAAATTGTTTTGAGCCAGCTGCTTCTCTTACTGGGCATCAGCTTGCTGTTGTTTCGTTAATAGTAGGAGGCATGAGAGTTTACTCTGGCTCAATGGATAAAACCATTAGA GTATGGGATCTGGCAACGTTGCAGTGCATACAGACTCTTTCTGATCATACGAATGTAGTTATGTCTCTACTATGCTGGGATCAGTTTCTGTTATCTTGTTCTTTGGATCAAACAATAAAA GTCTGGGCGGCTACAGAAAGTGGAAACTTGGAAGTAACATATACACACAAAGAGGAGAAC GGTGCACTTGCTCTTACTGGCATGCCTGATGCACAATCAAAACCTGTGCTAGTatgttcattaaatgacaacactgTCCGCCTCTATGACCTGCCATC GTTCAGTGATAGGGGCAGAATATTCTCCAAGCAGGAAATTAGGGCAATACAAACTGGACCTGGTGGTTTATTTTTCACTGGGGATGGAACCGGTGAGCTGAAGGTTTGGCAATGGATTATTGATGCCTCCCAAACCTGA